In one Fusarium keratoplasticum isolate Fu6.1 chromosome 5, whole genome shotgun sequence genomic region, the following are encoded:
- a CDS encoding Ubiquitinyl hydrolase 1, translating to MFQPQPTPFASSCFASYGLAPELDFAFPVSAGGGGPGLLYASPPPMQQQQHHHQQPQPQSHLIHQIPRQQLSSSTSPPASSPFSSQASISNPSPPPNPATRDSRSLRHYQHQQRRLQHRHQQHQQPPHPQQQPYSAPPAVVVPKMEDQGQHDMAAQQAAAKDYQPALEGLKVGNKISSDIITHEYAKADPVYVDKTITLPQTYSHFRPIQGDGNCGWRALGFSYFEKLVDSGDQAKIEGEAARLLSMGHMLSTVGGYSYFEDWADELIGLLRQVAQSINDPTMAHMLVQEKWNDPSSANGMIYYLRLLAATYLKGNAATYEAFVNDGIGIPAYCAQFVEIPDHEIEHLGIIALVNILLKPAGQVLEIAYLDRSPGTQVNRYRFPDEANGQDPATLGPIIYLLFRPNHYDILYRDPPVPVAPITMQVNRVSGFTHNTDITATQTDLGQFATLNFDSLAMIPGLNSGPAFGGLGSLAPPPPASTVAEPFSPVQQSPWMPSFPETLPVSTPQAAPPPPPTIMASPQPPTPPASLSGSSAMGPSPPMVATSGLGRQNSLMPPPSSGYHIRFSPVQLEYEESKNNFPEPTFQVTTNTFKNSVWNRAHYGNPDFHPEEWSPDDEHTDGRVGGKRKKKDSA from the exons ATGTTCCAGCCTCAACCCACACCCttcgcctcctcctgcttcgCGTCCTATGGCCTAGCTCCCGAACTGGACTTCGCCTTTCCCGTGTCAGCCGGAGGCGGAGGTCCTGGACTTCTCTACGCTTCACCACCGccgatgcagcagcagcagcaccaccaccaacagccaCAGCCTCAGTCGCATCTGATTCACCAGATCCCCCGACAGCAACtctcgtcctcgacatctcccccagcttcctcgccctTTTCCTCGCAAGCTTCTATCTCGAACCCCTCTCCCCCGCCGAACCCCGCGACCCGAGACAGTCGTTCGCTGCGACACTatcagcaccagcagcgccgGCTTCAACACCGCCATCAGCAGCACCAACAGCCGCCGCATCCGCAACAACAACCCTACTCTGCCCCGCCCGCAGTCGTCGTtcccaagatggaggatcAAGGCCAGCACGACATGGCCGCTCAGCAGGCTGCTGCTAAGGATTACCAGCCTGCTCTTGAG GGGCTCAAGGTTGGCAACAAAATCTCGAGCGACATTATTACCCACGAATACGCCAAAGCCGATCCGGTCTATGTCGACAAGACAATT ACCCTTCCCCAGACATACTCCCACTTTCGACCTATCCAAGGAGATGGTAACTGTGGCTGGCGAG CACTTGGATTCAGCTACTTTGAGAAGCTAGTCGACTCAGGCGATcaggccaagattgaggGCGAAGCCGCCCGACTTTTGAGTATGGGTCATATGTTGTCGACTGTTGGGGGTTACTCTTACTTTGAGGACTGGGCCGATGAGTTGATTGGGCTTCTGCGCCAAGTCGCTCAGAGCATCAACGACCCCACGATGGCACACATGTTGGTGCAAGAGAAGTGGAACGACCCCAGCTCCGCCAATGGCATGATCTACTACCTTCGGCTTCTCGCCGCTACCTACCTCAAGGGCAATGCCGCGACATACGAGGCCTTTGTAAATGATGGCATCGGCATTCCAGCCTATTGCGCTCAGTTCGTCGAAATTCCGGACCACGAGATCGAGCAtcttggcatcatcgccctcgtcaacatcctcctcaagccCGCCGGCCAAGTCCTTGAGATAGCGTACCTCGATCGCAGCCCGGGCACCCAAGTCAACCGATACCGTTTCCCTGACGAGGCCAACGGCCAAGATCCCGCCACCCTTGGTCCCATCATCTACCTGCTCTTCCGACCTAACCACTATGACATCCTGTACCGAGACCCGCCAGTTCCTGTTGCGCCTATCACGATGCAAGTTAACCGCGTGAGTGGTTTCACGCACAACACCGACATCACGGCGACTCAAACAGATCTCGGTCAATTTGCTACGCTCAACTTTGACTCACTGGCTATGATCCCGGGTCTCAACTCAGGCCCTGCGTTTGGAGGACTTGGATCTTTGGCGCCGCCTCCCCCAGCCAGTACGGTGGCTGAGCCGTTCTCACCGGTGCAGCAGAGCCCGTGGATGCCATCGTTCCCTGAAACACTGCCAGTCTCGACCCCGCAAgccgcgccgccgcccccTCCTACCATCATGGcgtctcctcaacctccaacgCCTCCCGCCTCCTTGTCTGGCAGTTCAGCTATGGGTCCTAGTCCTCCAATGGTCGCAACATCAGGACTAGGCCGACAGAACTCCCTAATGCCGCCGCCGAGTTCTGGCTACCACATACGATTCAGCCCGGTTCAACTTGAGTATGAGGAGAGCAAGAACAACTTCCCTGAACCGACGTTCCAGGTGACAACGAATACTTTCAAGAATAGTGTATGGAATCGAGCGCACTACGGAAATCCTGATTTTCACCCAGAAGAATGGAGTCCTGATGACGAACATACCGACGGCAGAGTTGGAGGAAAacgcaagaagaaggactcTGCCTAG
- a CDS encoding Gln-synt-C domain-containing protein — translation MASELFPDTITPETLPQLLQSDAMVKVAGVDVDGILRGKLVSKKKFLSIAEAGFGFCSVIFGWDMHDKTYIRELKISNAENGYHDLLAVPDLSTFRRIPWEDNVPFFLVDFLDPDTKKPICACPRGLIKTQLDKLKSHGYGAMAGAEYEFYQFKNPDPSTSSPAAYLQENPPHQLPALTEGMFGYSLTRPVHNQEYYYDVFKTCAQFSCDIEGWHTESGPGVFEAALEFGEISQMADRAALFKYVVKSVSTKYGITPCFMAKPKQGLPGNSGHMHVSLVDKTGKNLLARDTLDENAKWKDIAGLSDLGRHFLAGILVGLPDIMPLLAPTINSYKRLVENFWAPVTVSWGLEHRAASIRLITPPTSKPSATRFEVRVPGADTNPHFVLAAVLGCGWRGVEKKLEIPTPPLAMGQDVGGEADNGERLAKSLKEATARFMAKGSIAREVFGDDFVEHFGGTREHEIRLYDEAVTDWEMKRYIETV, via the exons CGGCGTAGACGTCGACGGCATCCTCCGCGGCAAGCTCGTCTCCAAGAAGAAAttcctctccatcgccgaggcAGGCTTTGGTTTCTGCTCAGTCATCTTTGGATGGGACATGCACGACAAGACGTACATCCGCGAGCTCAAGATCTCCAACGCTGAGAATGGTTATCATGATTTGCTTGCTGTGCCGGATTTGTCAACTTTTAGGAGGATTCCTTGGGAGGATAATGTTCCCTTCTTTTTGGTTGATTTTCTTGATCCGGATACCAAGAAGCCTATTTGCGCTTGTCCGCGCGGTTTGATCAAGACACAACTCGACAAGCTTAAGAGCCACGGTTACGGTGCAATGGCAGGCG CCGAATATGAATTCTACCAGTTCAAGAACCCCGACccctcaacatcctcccCAGCCGCCTACCTCCAAGAGAACCCCCCACACCAGCTCCCCGCCCTGACCGAGGGCATGTTTGGCTACTCCCTAACTCGCCCCGTGCACAACCAAGAGTACTACTACGACGTCTTCAAGACGTGCGCCCAGTTCTCGTGCGACATTGAAGGCTGGCACACAGAGTCCGGCCCAGGAGTGTTCGAGGCTGCTCTCGAGTTTGGAGAGATCTCGCAGATGGCTGACCGTGCTGCGCTGTTCAAGTACGTCGTCAAGAGTGTTAGCACAAAGTATGGTATCACGCCTTGCTTCATGGCGAAGCCCAAGCAGGGACTTCCTGGAAATAGCGGCCACATGCACGTTTCCCTCGTCgacaagacgggcaagaACCTCCTCGCCCGCGACACACTCGACGAGAACGCGAAGTGGAAGGACATCGCCGGCCTTTCCGATCTCGGCCGTCACTTTCTCGCCGGCATCCTCGTCGGTCTCCCAGACATAATGCCCCTCCTCGCTCCGACAATCAACTCGTACAAGCGCCTCGTCGAAAACTTCTGGGCACCCGTGACCGTCTCTTGGGGTCTTGAGCACCGCGCAGCCTCAATCCGCCTCATCACCCCGCCAACCTCCAAACCCTCAGCCACGCGATTTGAAGTCCGAGTCCCCGGCGCCGACACGAACCCTCACTTTGTGCTCGCTGCGGTTCTCGGCTGCGGCTGGCGCGgcgtcgagaagaagctcgagatccCCACCCCGCCGCTCGCCATGGGTCAAGACGTCGGTGGTGAGGCGGACAATGGCGAGAGGCTTGCCAAGAGTCTCAAGGAGGCTACAGCGCGCTTCATGGCCAAGGGCAGCATCGCGAGGGAAGTGTTTGGCGATGACTTTGTGGAGCATTTTGGTGGCACAAGAGAGCACGAGATACGTCTGTATGACGAAGCTGTAACGGATTG GGAAATGAAGCGCTACATTGAAACGGTCTAG